One part of the Candidatus Defluviilinea gracilis genome encodes these proteins:
- a CDS encoding isoprenylcysteine carboxylmethyltransferase family protein → MNENIFRMIAALVLFTGIGISGYFRRKADKESGETVSRKVDGGVMMNFIRIGGLILWLSPLIYLINPQWMAWSKIGLPESIRWLGVGIGILCVFGIYWLFSSIGSGITPTSATRKEHKLTTNGIYKYIRHPLYTIGSSFILSFGMMADNWFIGMFGILAFVLMAIRTPKEEANLIEKFGDEYREYMKRTGRFLPKLF, encoded by the coding sequence ATGAACGAAAATATTTTCCGCATGATCGCCGCGCTTGTCTTGTTCACAGGCATCGGCATCTCAGGTTACTTCCGCCGCAAAGCGGACAAAGAATCAGGCGAAACCGTTTCCCGCAAAGTGGACGGCGGCGTGATGATGAACTTCATCCGTATCGGAGGACTGATCCTCTGGTTGAGTCCGCTGATCTATCTCATTAATCCGCAATGGATGGCTTGGTCGAAGATCGGACTCCCCGAATCGATTCGCTGGCTCGGCGTTGGGATTGGAATCCTGTGTGTGTTCGGCATTTACTGGCTGTTCAGCAGTATCGGGAGCGGAATCACCCCCACCAGCGCGACGCGCAAAGAGCACAAACTCACCACGAATGGGATTTACAAATACATTCGTCATCCGTTGTACACGATCGGTTCGTCATTCATCTTGTCCTTTGGCATGATGGCGGACAACTGGTTTATCGGGATGTTCGGCATCCTGGCATTCGTCCTCATGGCGATCCGCACACCAAAAGAGGAAGCCAACCTCATCGAAAAATTCGGAGATGAGTATCGAGAATACATGAAGCGCACAGGTCGCTTTTTGCCGAAACTATTCTAA
- a CDS encoding metal-dependent transcriptional regulator, with product MEQTLTISIQDYLKHIYELTDRGAPASTNALAERLKIKPASVTGMIQKLAASNPPLVEYQKHQGVTLTKDGKKAALEVIRHHRLLEAWLVQTLGYSWDEVHEEAERLEHVISEDFERRIAAAMGHPLRDPHGELIPTADLKMPLDDSTPLSALRPNQTGTIQCVKAADDELLRHLESLGITPGASIEVKEYSSYDHNLTVKVGRKTSVLGLNITSKIFVEES from the coding sequence ATGGAACAAACACTCACCATCTCGATTCAGGATTACCTGAAACACATTTACGAATTGACCGATCGCGGCGCGCCGGCCAGCACCAACGCGCTCGCGGAACGACTCAAGATCAAGCCTGCGTCAGTGACGGGCATGATTCAAAAACTTGCCGCGTCGAATCCGCCGCTGGTTGAATATCAAAAACACCAAGGCGTGACGCTCACGAAAGATGGGAAGAAAGCCGCGCTCGAAGTGATTCGGCATCACCGTCTGCTCGAAGCGTGGCTCGTGCAAACACTCGGCTATTCGTGGGATGAAGTGCACGAAGAGGCGGAGCGACTCGAACACGTCATCTCGGAAGATTTTGAGCGACGTATCGCCGCCGCGATGGGACATCCGCTTCGTGACCCCCATGGAGAGTTGATCCCCACCGCCGATCTTAAGATGCCGCTGGACGATTCGACTCCGCTCTCCGCGCTGAGACCGAATCAAACTGGCACGATCCAATGCGTCAAAGCCGCGGACGATGAGTTACTTCGTCATCTCGAATCCCTCGGCATCACGCCTGGCGCAAGTATCGAGGTGAAGGAATATTCATCATACGACCACAATCTAACGGTCAAAGTCGGGCGCAAAACCTCGGTGCTTGGGTTGAACATTACAAGCAAGATTTTTGTGGAAGAGAGTTAA
- a CDS encoding ZIP family metal transporter, with translation MTHSTEPTRFTFRTFVLLLLPIILLAGVIALFLSTGGGLDLESAAPIETLDIERYNLQQNVIELHVRNMGPDALTIAQVGVNEAIMPFTVSPDTTIPRLGRAVIHIPYPWNYGEAYGVSVFTTNAIVFGVDIPVAFETPQPDAATFWGFTLIGLYVGVIPVFIGIFWFPALRTLGRRTMTFLMAATAGLLIFLGLDTLAEALEFAAEVPATFQGIGLIGIGAVATFLLLDAISKSQTNTSGDESQRRLSVAFIIAVGIGFHNLGEGLAIGAAYNVGEIALGTFLVVGFIIQNITEGLGIIAPVLRDKPTIRRLAVMGLIGGAPAILGAWIGGYAPSPFLAVLFLAIGAGAIFQVIYEIAKLIQKDTQREAIPMTVFSGVLTGMMLLWVTGLLIK, from the coding sequence ATGACTCATTCGACTGAACCCACACGCTTCACCTTTCGGACCTTCGTCCTGCTTCTGCTCCCCATCATTCTCCTCGCTGGAGTGATCGCGCTCTTCCTCTCCACTGGCGGCGGCTTGGATTTGGAATCTGCCGCGCCCATCGAGACTCTCGACATCGAGCGTTACAACCTCCAACAAAACGTGATTGAGCTTCACGTCCGCAACATGGGACCTGACGCGCTCACAATTGCGCAAGTCGGCGTGAACGAAGCCATCATGCCATTCACGGTTTCACCAGATACAACGATACCGCGCTTGGGACGCGCCGTTATTCACATTCCCTATCCATGGAATTACGGCGAAGCATACGGTGTCAGCGTTTTCACAACGAATGCAATCGTCTTCGGCGTGGACATTCCCGTCGCATTCGAAACTCCACAACCCGACGCGGCAACATTCTGGGGCTTCACATTGATCGGCTTATACGTCGGCGTGATCCCCGTTTTCATCGGCATCTTCTGGTTCCCCGCACTGCGGACTCTCGGTCGCCGCACGATGACCTTCCTCATGGCGGCAACGGCGGGCTTGCTCATCTTCCTCGGCTTGGACACGCTCGCCGAAGCGCTGGAGTTTGCGGCAGAAGTTCCAGCCACATTCCAAGGGATTGGATTGATCGGCATCGGCGCGGTTGCAACTTTCCTTTTGTTGGATGCAATTTCAAAGAGTCAAACCAACACATCAGGCGATGAATCGCAGAGACGTTTATCGGTCGCGTTCATCATCGCGGTCGGAATAGGATTCCACAACCTCGGCGAGGGACTTGCCATCGGCGCGGCGTACAACGTCGGCGAGATCGCGCTGGGAACATTCCTCGTCGTGGGATTCATCATCCAAAACATCACCGAGGGACTTGGAATCATCGCTCCCGTACTACGCGACAAACCCACAATTAGACGACTCGCGGTCATGGGATTGATCGGCGGCGCACCCGCCATCCTCGGCGCATGGATCGGCGGATATGCTCCCTCGCCGTTTCTCGCTGTGCTGTTCCTCGCCATCGGCGCAGGCGCGATCTTCCAAGTCATTTACGAAATCGCCAAATTGATTCAAAAAGACACCCAACGCGAAGCCATACCGATGACCGTCTTCAGCGGCGTGTTGACAGGCATGATGCTGTTGTGGGTAACTGGATTATTGATTAAGTAA
- a CDS encoding multicopper oxidase domain-containing protein: MTTKFTRRDFLKTGGLTLLGAAGVGVLANTNHDHANKTKVLAAPAMQHDGHDGTLPNTVGEVDHEANGFNPDDILTDFDYGEVSTLPSGQTLREYKILAHNKDIEVVPGIVYPAWTYNGRIPGPTLRATEGDRIRINFANGSNHPHTMHFHGFHPGSMDGVPGSGPGGNVLPGESFVYEFDAEPFGLHLYHCHAFPLARHIAKGLYGTFIVDPKGGRPRVDREMVMVMSGFDVDFDDANDFYAVNAIPFHYQNHPIQIKVGETIRIYLVNILEFDLINSFHLHANFFQYFPTGTSLTPAEFTDTIIQGQAQRGILEFSYKYPGMYMFHAHVTEFAELGWNGMFEVTE, translated from the coding sequence ATGACTACTAAATTCACACGAAGGGATTTCCTCAAAACGGGCGGACTCACCCTGCTCGGCGCGGCGGGTGTCGGTGTGCTTGCAAACACGAACCACGATCACGCGAACAAAACAAAAGTCCTTGCCGCGCCAGCCATGCAACACGATGGACATGATGGCACACTGCCCAACACTGTCGGCGAAGTGGACCACGAAGCCAACGGCTTCAATCCTGACGACATTCTGACCGATTTCGATTACGGCGAAGTCTCCACCCTGCCCAGCGGACAAACCCTGCGCGAGTACAAGATCCTCGCGCACAACAAGGATATCGAAGTTGTTCCGGGCATCGTTTATCCCGCATGGACGTACAACGGACGCATCCCCGGTCCAACGCTTCGCGCCACCGAAGGCGACCGCATACGAATCAATTTTGCCAACGGAAGCAATCATCCGCACACGATGCACTTTCACGGGTTTCATCCAGGCTCGATGGACGGCGTACCAGGTTCAGGTCCGGGGGGAAACGTGTTGCCCGGCGAATCATTCGTCTACGAGTTCGATGCGGAACCGTTCGGACTCCACCTCTATCATTGTCACGCATTCCCTCTCGCGCGTCACATCGCAAAGGGACTCTACGGCACGTTCATCGTTGACCCCAAAGGCGGACGTCCGCGCGTGGATCGCGAGATGGTGATGGTGATGAGCGGCTTTGATGTGGACTTCGATGATGCGAATGATTTTTATGCGGTCAACGCGATTCCTTTTCATTATCAAAACCATCCGATCCAGATCAAGGTCGGCGAAACGATTCGCATCTATCTCGTGAACATCCTCGAGTTCGATCTCATCAACTCATTCCACTTGCACGCAAACTTTTTTCAATACTTTCCCACTGGCACAAGTCTCACGCCCGCCGAATTTACCGACACGATCATTCAAGGACAGGCGCAACGCGGCATTCTCGAATTCAGTTACAAATATCCGGGCATGTACATGTTCCACGCGCACGTGACGGAGTTTGCGGAACTCGGCTGGAATGGCATGTTCGAAGTGACGGAATAG
- a CDS encoding ROK family transcriptional regulator, giving the protein MKKATHQQTKQHNRDLVLRTIFANDPISRAEIARITHLTRTTVSDVVSGLLAEGLVHEVGRGESIGGKSPILLSVLADSRYLIGLNLAQDKFIGAVVNLRGEIKETVEVGVHDDNGEKALELVYQILDQLKRKKYKPLVGIGVGAPGLINTREGIILNAVNLEWENLPLGTLLQKKYKIPVLVLNDSQATAIGEYVYGNKHKPDENLIVVNVKYGIGAGILVNGQLFQGDGGGAGEIGHVVIQENGELCRCGKRGCLETISSARAVMQRLKMDSLDAVQSAFEAGDAKTKESIERAARYLGVSLANLIGTLNIQKIVLTGDMTLFGTPWLEAVNRAMQNAALTRMSEGTQLELGTLDYRACILGASAFLLQDGYSPLFGGAH; this is encoded by the coding sequence ATGAAAAAGGCTACGCATCAACAAACGAAGCAACACAATCGAGATTTGGTTCTCAGAACGATCTTTGCCAATGACCCGATCAGCCGCGCCGAGATTGCGCGTATCACCCACCTGACCCGCACCACGGTTTCAGATGTTGTGTCTGGCTTGCTTGCCGAAGGTTTGGTGCATGAAGTGGGGCGCGGGGAATCCATTGGAGGAAAATCTCCAATCTTACTGAGCGTCCTTGCAGATTCGCGCTATTTAATCGGACTGAACCTCGCGCAAGATAAATTTATCGGCGCGGTAGTCAATTTGAGGGGCGAAATCAAAGAGACCGTTGAAGTGGGCGTGCACGACGATAACGGGGAAAAAGCGCTCGAACTCGTTTACCAAATTCTTGACCAATTGAAACGAAAAAAATACAAGCCGCTTGTGGGAATTGGAGTCGGCGCGCCCGGCCTAATCAACACGCGCGAGGGAATCATTTTGAACGCGGTGAACCTGGAATGGGAAAATCTTCCGCTTGGTACTCTGCTTCAAAAGAAATATAAGATTCCCGTTCTCGTTCTCAATGACAGTCAAGCAACCGCGATTGGGGAGTATGTGTATGGAAATAAGCACAAGCCGGACGAGAACCTGATCGTTGTCAATGTGAAGTATGGTATCGGCGCGGGGATATTAGTCAACGGGCAATTGTTTCAAGGCGACGGGGGAGGCGCAGGCGAGATCGGTCATGTGGTGATTCAAGAGAATGGCGAATTATGCCGGTGCGGCAAACGCGGCTGTCTGGAAACCATCTCCAGCGCGCGCGCGGTGATGCAGCGCTTGAAAATGGATTCGCTCGATGCGGTTCAATCCGCGTTTGAGGCTGGCGACGCCAAAACGAAAGAGTCCATTGAACGGGCGGCGCGGTATTTAGGCGTCTCTCTTGCAAATTTGATCGGCACACTGAATATTCAGAAAATCGTTTTGACAGGCGATATGACGCTCTTCGGTACGCCGTGGCTGGAAGCTGTTAATCGCGCGATGCAAAACGCCGCGTTAACTCGCATGTCTGAAGGCACTCAGCTTGAATTAGGCACCTTGGATTATCGCGCCTGTATCCTCGGCGCGTCTGCTTTCCTGTTGCAGGATGGCTACTCGCCTTTGTTTGGCGGAGCGCATTAA
- a CDS encoding ROK family protein, translating into MTLPLIPPRVAPPLDEEFRPAVLARRAFQNSVESESERLVIGLERNNGEFSRIELKVFPESHSNFGANLEYVERALKFLLWQRGGHKIYVGGSRKIGEHIRNDYAANGARNFDYHFMGDQVYERAFEVVLCAADEVPASFERGKLLGRNLQGHRIGFDLGASDRKVSAVVGGVPVFSEEVIWEPRKHSDPEYHYNEIMQSLKTAASKLPRVDAIGGSSAGIYVDNRPMVASLFRGIPVERFSEIRNMFLRIRDEMGVPLEVINDGDVTALAGSMSIEDNGILGIALGSSEAAGYVNMTGQITGWLNELAFAPIDYNPNAPIEEWSGDRGCGASYFSQQCVFRLAPKAEIDIPSSLTDAEKLKFVQNLLDSGYGGALKIWQTMGIYLGYGIAHYAEFYDLKHVLILGRCTSGRGGNLLLEGVINVFETEFPELLKKIEIHLPSEKLRRVGQSIAAASLPVIEQAQA; encoded by the coding sequence ATGACTTTACCGTTAATCCCTCCGCGTGTTGCGCCTCCATTGGATGAAGAATTTCGCCCGGCGGTTTTGGCGCGTCGCGCGTTTCAGAATTCCGTTGAATCTGAGAGCGAGAGGCTGGTGATCGGGCTTGAAAGAAATAACGGAGAGTTTTCTCGAATCGAATTAAAAGTTTTTCCCGAATCGCACTCGAACTTCGGCGCAAATCTTGAATATGTTGAACGCGCTCTCAAGTTTCTCCTCTGGCAACGCGGCGGACACAAGATCTACGTTGGCGGCTCGCGCAAGATCGGCGAGCACATTCGAAATGATTACGCGGCAAACGGCGCTCGGAACTTTGATTACCATTTTATGGGAGATCAAGTCTACGAGCGCGCATTCGAAGTGGTCTTATGCGCTGCGGATGAAGTGCCCGCTTCTTTCGAGAGGGGGAAACTGCTCGGCCGCAACCTGCAAGGTCATCGCATCGGCTTCGACTTGGGCGCATCCGACAGAAAAGTCAGCGCGGTGGTTGGCGGGGTTCCGGTTTTCAGCGAGGAAGTCATCTGGGAGCCGCGCAAACACTCTGATCCCGAATATCACTACAACGAGATCATGCAATCGCTGAAAACTGCCGCGAGCAAACTCCCGCGCGTGGACGCGATCGGCGGCAGTTCCGCTGGCATTTATGTGGATAACCGACCGATGGTGGCTTCGCTGTTCCGGGGGATTCCTGTTGAGCGCTTTAGCGAAATCAGGAACATGTTCCTGCGAATCAGAGACGAGATGGGAGTGCCGCTGGAAGTGATCAATGACGGAGACGTCACCGCGTTGGCTGGCTCGATGTCCATTGAAGATAACGGCATTTTGGGTATTGCCCTGGGTTCGAGCGAGGCGGCGGGTTATGTGAACATGACTGGGCAGATCACCGGCTGGCTAAACGAGCTGGCGTTCGCCCCCATCGACTACAACCCAAACGCGCCGATCGAAGAGTGGTCGGGCGACCGAGGCTGTGGCGCGTCGTATTTTTCACAACAATGCGTTTTCAGGCTCGCGCCCAAAGCGGAGATCGATATCCCATCGAGCCTGACCGACGCCGAGAAGTTGAAATTTGTTCAGAACCTGCTGGATTCGGGATACGGAGGCGCGTTGAAGATCTGGCAAACGATGGGAATTTATTTAGGCTATGGCATTGCTCACTATGCCGAGTTTTACGACCTCAAGCATGTTTTGATTTTAGGCCGGTGCACCTCGGGACGAGGCGGAAATCTATTGTTGGAAGGCGTGATCAACGTGTTCGAAACCGAATTCCCCGAACTTTTGAAGAAAATAGAAATTCATTTGCCCAGCGAGAAATTACGCCGCGTGGGTCAATCCATTGCGGCGGCAAGTTTGCCGGTCATAGAACAGGCGCAGGCATGA
- a CDS encoding PIG-L family deacetylase: protein MKFSLNTAEVFIPDGVAEEQALGRTTHLCLAAHQDDIEIMAAQPILECFQQGDKWFTGVVVTDGRGSPRDSLYKDYTDDEMRAVRFHEQRKAAYVGEFSAQIMLDLPSATLKDASRQEPIEDFVEILRATKPNYVYTHNLADKHDTHIAVVLRVVEAIRRLDPAERPERLVGCEVWRSLDWMIDPDKVLMNTSAHENLQFALLGVFDSQIVGGKRYDLASMGRRRANATYFESHGVDATHGLSYAMDMTPLIAEESLDPAVFVREFIHRFAQDVDTRIRQMN, encoded by the coding sequence ATGAAATTTTCTCTGAATACGGCTGAAGTTTTTATCCCGGACGGCGTGGCTGAGGAGCAGGCGCTGGGACGCACAACGCATTTATGCCTTGCCGCGCATCAGGACGATATTGAGATCATGGCGGCGCAACCGATCTTGGAGTGTTTTCAACAAGGCGATAAATGGTTCACAGGCGTTGTTGTCACGGATGGTCGAGGGTCTCCGCGCGATAGCCTTTATAAGGATTACACAGACGATGAGATGCGGGCTGTGCGTTTTCATGAACAACGCAAGGCGGCATATGTGGGCGAGTTCTCCGCGCAAATCATGTTGGACCTGCCCAGCGCCACACTTAAGGACGCGTCTCGACAGGAACCCATCGAAGATTTTGTGGAGATCTTGCGCGCCACAAAACCGAACTATGTGTACACCCATAACCTTGCGGACAAGCATGATACGCATATCGCGGTTGTTCTGAGGGTGGTGGAAGCCATCCGCCGACTGGACCCGGCTGAACGTCCCGAGAGACTCGTGGGGTGTGAGGTCTGGCGCTCGCTCGATTGGATGATCGATCCAGATAAGGTGTTGATGAATACCTCCGCCCATGAAAATCTCCAGTTCGCTTTGTTGGGCGTCTTTGATTCGCAGATCGTCGGCGGGAAGCGGTACGACCTCGCTTCGATGGGGCGCCGCCGCGCCAACGCCACATATTTTGAATCGCACGGCGTAGATGCGACACACGGGCTTTCGTATGCAATGGATATGACTCCTTTGATCGCCGAAGAGTCGCTTGACCCGGCTGTTTTTGTGCGGGAGTTTATTCATCGTTTTGCGCAGGATGTTGATACTCGTATTCGCCAGATGAACTGA
- a CDS encoding extracellular solute-binding protein, with protein MNKKLFTLLSVLVLVSMMLTACGGAAQPKTLKIYLLDYTPDTIAWLKSDINPAFEKAHPGVTVEITEGSWSGWDTTFAGFFAAGEGPDIINLGSEMNTLYGKNLADMDPYLGAGAWSEISNFGPALENAKYEGKLRGLPIFTAPRYVFCRSDLATGTLPPKSFADWISFTKANTVIDPATNSLTQQALHPVDAATMADWQWWLLVFYSLGGQLYKADGSPNFDSPEALATTQFLLDLRQATYGPASDAVGALPAGQGSVIDVDDATGKNNGVICLAHSGWAAPAFDRPVWENISIEPFYGDPANFPNSKPVVLAFNDWLAVADYSPNKELAADWLKLAFSKEGNNKWNETMGLIPARNDSQYGYVTDSPQLQREAELAAEYGVGFAGIKEAAKLSTIMQDALGKLVTEELTPEEVNQTIQEQYSAALAE; from the coding sequence ATGAACAAGAAACTGTTTACGTTGCTTTCAGTTTTGGTGTTGGTCAGTATGATGTTGACCGCCTGCGGTGGCGCGGCTCAGCCAAAAACCTTGAAGATCTACCTGCTCGATTACACCCCCGACACCATCGCGTGGTTGAAGAGCGATATCAACCCGGCGTTTGAAAAGGCTCACCCGGGCGTGACGGTCGAGATCACCGAAGGCTCATGGTCGGGTTGGGATACGACCTTTGCCGGTTTCTTCGCCGCGGGCGAAGGTCCCGACATCATTAACCTCGGCTCTGAAATGAACACGCTCTACGGCAAGAATCTTGCCGATATGGATCCGTACCTTGGCGCTGGCGCCTGGAGCGAGATCAGTAACTTCGGTCCCGCGCTCGAAAATGCCAAGTACGAAGGCAAACTGCGCGGTCTGCCGATCTTCACCGCTCCTCGTTACGTTTTCTGCCGTTCCGATCTTGCGACCGGCACGCTTCCGCCGAAGAGCTTTGCGGATTGGATTTCGTTCACGAAAGCCAACACAGTGATCGACCCCGCCACCAACTCGTTGACCCAACAGGCGCTTCACCCGGTGGATGCGGCTACCATGGCTGACTGGCAGTGGTGGTTGTTGGTCTTCTACTCTCTCGGCGGCCAACTTTATAAAGCCGATGGCTCGCCCAACTTCGATTCCCCGGAAGCGCTGGCGACCACCCAATTCCTGCTCGATCTGCGACAGGCTACCTACGGTCCCGCTTCAGATGCGGTTGGCGCGCTTCCTGCTGGCCAAGGCTCCGTCATTGATGTGGACGACGCCACGGGTAAGAACAACGGGGTGATCTGCCTTGCCCACTCCGGCTGGGCGGCTCCCGCGTTTGATCGCCCCGTCTGGGAAAATATTTCCATTGAACCGTTCTACGGCGATCCGGCGAACTTCCCCAACAGCAAACCGGTGGTGCTTGCGTTCAACGACTGGCTTGCAGTCGCGGATTACAGCCCGAACAAGGAACTCGCGGCGGATTGGTTGAAACTTGCCTTCAGCAAGGAAGGCAACAACAAGTGGAACGAGACCATGGGTCTCATCCCTGCCCGCAACGACTCGCAATACGGCTACGTGACCGACTCTCCGCAACTGCAACGCGAAGCGGAATTGGCGGCGGAATATGGCGTGGGCTTCGCTGGAATCAAGGAAGCCGCAAAATTGTCCACCATCATGCAAGACGCGCTGGGCAAATTGGTGACCGAAGAGCTCACTCCTGAAGAAGTCAACCAGACGATTCAGGAACAATACTCTGCGGCGCTCGCCGAATAA
- a CDS encoding sugar ABC transporter permease yields the protein MLENPYINVLIVAVLTVALIVSASYGLGFLARSIVRARGATPKQQESAFAGYFFAAPWIVGFIIFVVVPLSFSLYWSFTDYRIASGAPATWKGIENYRDILLHDTGFRASLVNTLYLTLIGLPLQMGVALFLAVLLNQKMKGERVFRMAFYLPVILGFNTAVLLCWRLMLNTGTGIVNQIIRAISTSVPPFGVFSRALILVQEVVTAFFLGMNTGKYNLLTKVLEAGFPADNRVPLWVQSPLWTKMSVILLMVWGCGTMMLIFLAGLNNIPKELHEAAEVDGATAWQKFWRISFPLLTPYIFYNLVVGLIGSLQIFEPIFVLYRDNEPIVSSTISMVYYLWETSFSHFEIGYGSAISWVILVIILIFTLIQFKLQDRWVTYDVY from the coding sequence ATGCTGGAAAACCCATATATCAATGTGTTGATCGTGGCGGTATTGACCGTTGCGCTCATTGTATCTGCCAGTTATGGTTTGGGTTTCCTTGCCCGTTCGATCGTCCGGGCGCGCGGCGCCACGCCCAAACAGCAAGAAAGCGCCTTTGCGGGTTATTTTTTCGCCGCACCCTGGATCGTTGGCTTCATCATATTTGTCGTTGTACCCCTGTCTTTTTCTTTATACTGGAGTTTCACCGATTATCGCATCGCCTCCGGCGCGCCGGCAACCTGGAAAGGGATCGAAAATTACCGCGACATCCTCCTCCATGATACTGGTTTCCGCGCCTCGCTTGTCAACACCTTGTATCTGACCTTGATCGGCTTGCCATTACAGATGGGAGTGGCGTTATTCCTTGCCGTGCTGTTGAACCAAAAGATGAAAGGCGAGCGCGTTTTCCGAATGGCGTTTTACTTGCCGGTGATCCTCGGCTTTAACACCGCCGTATTGCTGTGCTGGCGTTTGATGTTGAATACCGGCACGGGTATTGTTAACCAGATCATTCGCGCGATATCCACTTCCGTTCCGCCCTTTGGAGTATTCAGTCGCGCGCTGATCCTCGTCCAGGAAGTTGTCACCGCGTTCTTTTTAGGGATGAATACGGGGAAATACAACCTGCTGACAAAAGTGCTTGAAGCGGGTTTCCCTGCCGACAACCGCGTTCCGCTTTGGGTCCAGAGTCCATTGTGGACGAAAATGTCCGTAATTTTACTCATGGTCTGGGGATGCGGCACAATGATGCTGATCTTCCTCGCCGGTTTGAACAACATCCCCAAAGAATTGCACGAAGCCGCCGAAGTGGATGGCGCGACCGCCTGGCAAAAATTCTGGAGAATTTCCTTCCCCCTGCTCACCCCGTATATTTTCTATAACCTGGTCGTTGGGTTGATCGGCTCCCTGCAGATCTTCGAGCCGATCTTTGTCCTTTACCGTGATAACGAGCCGATTGTCTCTTCGACGATCTCAATGGTCTACTATCTATGGGAAACGAGTTTCAGCCATTTTGAGATCGGGTATGGCTCTGCCATTTCGTGGGTCATTCTTGTCATCATCCTCATTTTTACGCTTATCCAGTTCAAGCTTCAAGACCGCTGGGTAACCTACGATGTGTACTAG
- a CDS encoding carbohydrate ABC transporter permease — translation MKRYFPILKGILLYALLTGATILMSFPLFWMISSSLKTVEETNSPGIVWIPDRPTLEAYIDIFQNENFVRSYFNSVFYVTLALAGTLISIAAVAYAFSRVEWPGRNIVFFLMLSTMMIPPQALIVPQYVFFNKLDWIGTFNPLIIPGYFAGGAAMVFLLRQAMAQIPKELDESAFVDGANHIQIWWEIILPLVKAPLATVATFLFVGMWNNLLTPLIYLQTIDLYTLPVYVSTLYNINLTTQPWPTIMTSAVLTTVPLIVVFFLAQRYILESVVVSGLKG, via the coding sequence ATGAAAAGATACTTCCCCATCCTCAAAGGCATTTTGCTGTACGCCTTGCTCACCGGCGCAACCATCCTAATGAGCTTCCCCTTGTTTTGGATGATCTCATCCTCGCTTAAAACCGTGGAAGAAACGAACTCTCCGGGCATCGTCTGGATTCCAGACCGCCCAACTCTCGAAGCCTACATCGATATTTTTCAGAATGAAAATTTTGTGCGCTCCTATTTCAACTCCGTGTTCTACGTAACGCTGGCATTGGCAGGCACATTGATTTCGATCGCCGCCGTGGCATATGCCTTCAGCCGCGTGGAATGGCCCGGGCGAAACATCGTATTCTTCCTCATGCTCTCCACCATGATGATTCCGCCGCAAGCGCTTATCGTGCCGCAGTACGTGTTCTTCAATAAACTGGACTGGATCGGCACCTTCAACCCGCTTATTATTCCGGGCTACTTCGCCGGCGGCGCGGCGATGGTCTTCTTATTGCGTCAGGCAATGGCGCAAATCCCCAAAGAATTGGACGAATCCGCGTTCGTAGACGGCGCAAACCACATCCAAATCTGGTGGGAGATTATCCTGCCGCTGGTTAAAGCGCCGCTCGCCACCGTGGCAACCTTCCTTTTTGTCGGCATGTGGAACAACCTGCTCACCCCGCTTATCTATCTGCAAACCATCGACCTGTACACCCTGCCCGTATACGTGTCCACCCTATACAACATCAACCTGACGACGCAACCGTGGCCCACCATCATGACCTCGGCAGTGCTGACCACCGTGCCTCTCATCGTTGTCTTTTTCCTTGCCCAGCGCTACATTCTCGAAAGCGTAGTGGTCTCTGGCTTGAAAGGATAA